In Zea mays cultivar B73 chromosome 7, Zm-B73-REFERENCE-NAM-5.0, whole genome shotgun sequence, the following proteins share a genomic window:
- the LOC100191383 gene encoding Probable protein phosphatase 2C 67, protein MAHQKREGSYADDDSTSKRIKGTDTASETGDSVESSVSQQMDAEARRTCQKESEAPSDKCVSDGECAANSKVLGEQKMVLTVVEADAADDKGCRHTMEDAWVVLPNAGAESPGSLRCVHFAIYDGHGGRLAADYAQKHLHQNVIAAGLPRELMDIKAAKKAVIEGFRRTDESLLQESTKGNWQDGATAVCVWILGQTVVVANVGDAKAVLARSISTEGEGVVDETKSQLKAIVLTREHKAIFSQERSRIQKAGGSVGSNGRLQGRIEVSRAFGDRQFKKVGLIATPDVHSFELTKKDHFIILGCDGLWGVFGPGDAVEFVQNQLKETSSATLAVRRLVKEAVRERRCKDNCTAVLIVFRH, encoded by the exons ATGGCTCATCAAAAGCGTGAAGGCAGCTACGCCGATGATGATAGTACATCCAAGCGCATCAAAGGCACCGACACTGCTTCTGAAACGGGGGACAGTGTAGAGTCTAGTGTTTCACAGCAAATGGATGCTGAAGCTAGGAGGACCTGCCAAAAGGAAAGCGAAGCACCATCGGACAAATGCGTTTCAGATGGGGAATGCGCTGCAAACTCTAAGGTTTTGGGTGAGCAGAAGATGGTATTGACTGTTGTCGAGGCTGATGCGGCGGACGACAAGGGTTGCAGGCACACTATGGAGGACGCCTGGGTGGTGCTCCCCAATGCTGGTGCAGAatccccaggaagcttgag GTGCGTACATTTTGCGATTTATGACGGGCATGGTGGTCGCTTGGCGGCAGATTATGCACAGAAGCATTTGCATCAGAATGTCATCGCTGCAGGATTACCACGTGAGTTG ATGGATATTAAAGCTGCAAAGAAGGCTGTAATTGAAG GTTTCCGTAGAACTGATGAATCTTTACTGCAAGAAAGTACTAAGG GAAATTGGCAAGATGGTGCAACAGCTGTATGCGTTTGGATCCTGGGACAGACG GTTGTAGTTGCGAATGTTGGAGATGCTAAAGCAGTATTGGCTCGTTCTATTTCAACTGAGGGTGAAGGTGTGGTTGATGAGACCAAAAGTCAACTAAAGGCTATTGTTTTGACAAGAGAACATAAAGCCATCTTTTCACAGGAGCGCTCCCGAATCCAGAAG GCTGGAGGTTCTGTTGGCTCTAATGGAAGATTACAAGGTCGTATTGAAGTATCAAGAGCTTTCGGTGATCGCCAGTTTAAGAAG GTTGGGTTGATTGCAACACCAGATGTCCATTCCTTTGAACTTACTAAGAAAGACCATTTCATCATTCTAGGGTGCGATGGCTTATGGGGA GTATTTGGACCAGGTGATGCTGTCGAATTTGTTCAGAATCAGTTGAAG GAGACCTCATCAGCCACACTTGCGGTGCGCCGCCTCGTGAAGGAAGCTGTTCGCGAGAGGCGATGCAAGGATAACTGCACTGCTGTTTTGATCGTCTTCAGGCACTAG